The Armatimonadota bacterium genome contains a region encoding:
- a CDS encoding methionyl-tRNA formyltransferase: MRIVFFGTSDFAVPSLRAMADHVVLVVSQPDRPSGRGMQLRATPVKQAAIELGLPVEAPEKARNPEFVSMIRDLNADFLLVAAYGQILSLDLLNSARNGGINLHGSILPDYRGAAPIQRAIQDGKTETGVTLMQMDKGMDTGDSIAVAKVPILPDQTAGELFEILANSAAELIKDWAPRIASGDYPRTPQDLTAGSHAAKITKEECELQFEGDAQQEYNRYRAVTPFPGAFLMIGDQPMKLKEVRLGANSAKPGEVIAVSPNLEIGFGTGSLVLHRVQPAGKKEVTGAEFANGMRLKVGDHIGRNI; the protein is encoded by the coding sequence ATGAGAATCGTTTTCTTTGGGACTTCCGATTTTGCGGTGCCTTCCCTCAGAGCGATGGCCGATCATGTCGTCCTCGTTGTTTCACAACCTGACCGCCCTAGCGGGCGAGGGATGCAACTTCGCGCGACTCCGGTCAAACAGGCGGCAATTGAACTTGGACTACCGGTTGAAGCTCCAGAGAAAGCCCGCAATCCAGAGTTTGTCTCCATGATCAGAGATCTCAATGCCGACTTTCTACTCGTTGCGGCATACGGACAGATTCTGAGCCTCGACCTCCTGAACTCAGCGCGAAATGGCGGCATCAATCTTCATGGCTCGATCCTCCCAGACTATCGGGGCGCTGCACCAATCCAGCGCGCCATTCAGGACGGCAAGACCGAGACCGGAGTGACCTTGATGCAAATGGACAAGGGCATGGATACCGGAGACAGCATCGCCGTTGCAAAGGTGCCAATTTTGCCGGACCAAACAGCGGGCGAATTATTCGAAATTCTCGCGAATTCAGCCGCGGAGTTGATCAAAGATTGGGCACCTAGAATTGCAAGCGGGGATTACCCAAGAACTCCGCAAGACCTAACCGCTGGCAGTCACGCCGCGAAGATCACAAAGGAAGAATGCGAACTCCAATTTGAAGGTGATGCTCAGCAAGAGTACAACCGTTACCGTGCCGTAACCCCATTTCCCGGCGCCTTCTTGATGATCGGCGACCAGCCGATGAAGCTCAAAGAAGTCCGGCTCGGTGCCAACTCGGCTAAACCTGGCGAAGTCATCGCGGTCTCACCCAACCTTGAAATCGGATTTGGGACTGGTTCGCTGGTGTTGCACCGCGTACAGCCCGCCGGAAAGAAAGAAGTGACCGGAGCCGAATTCGCAAACGGCATGCGGCTGAAGGTTGGCGACCATATCGGCCGGAACATTTAG